A single genomic interval of Macadamia integrifolia cultivar HAES 741 chromosome 6, SCU_Mint_v3, whole genome shotgun sequence harbors:
- the LOC122080687 gene encoding uncharacterized protein LOC122080687, whose amino-acid sequence MDYYAPSAPLAPNPKRKRNAWLLCLLVFLGVLIFVGLLLLILALTVFKPKNPTITINSISVEHLQSSVNPPPSKQVYLNLTLKLDMLVTNPNKVSFDYSDSSVQLIYDSVVVGEAPISAGSISAKETKEMITSLTVLADRFLSDPNFYPDMLSGTLPLTAYTRISGKVSVLNIVKKHVVTYTSCNVKLNLHNSTVADSECTSKINL is encoded by the coding sequence ATGGATTACTATGCTCCTTCAGCACCACTAGCaccaaacccaaaaagaaaaagaaatgcttGGCTTCTCTGTCTATTGGTATTCCTTGGAGTTCTTATTTTTGTGGGTCTTCTCCTTCTAATTCTTGCTCTTACCGTcttcaaacccaaaaacccaaccaTAACAATTAATTCCATCTCTGTAGAACATCTCCAATCCTCAGTAAATCCTCCTCCATCAAAACAAGTCTATTTGAATCTAACCCTTAAACTTGATATGTTAGTTACCAACCCTAACAAGGTAAGCTTTGATTATAGTGACAGTTCTGTTCAACTGATCTATGATAGTGTAGTAGTGGGTGAAGCTCCGATCTCGGCTGGATCTATATCTGCTAAAGAGACTAAGGAGATGATAACATCACTCACAGTGTTGGCTGATCGATTTCTATCTGATCCTAACTTCTATCCAGATATGCTCTCTGGTACACTTCCTCTTACTGCCTACACAAGAATTTCTGGTAAGGTAAGTGTTCTAAATATTGTTAAGAAACATGTGGTGACTTATACTTCTTGTAATGTGAAATTGAATCTTCACAACTCAACTGTGGCTGACTCGGAGTGCACATCCAAGATTAACTTATGA